The sequence below is a genomic window from Zygosaccharomyces rouxii strain CBS732 chromosome D complete sequence.
tttcaaataaaCGGATCACTCGCTGGTACATTACAAGAGGGATCGAATCGTTCTTTAATGATATGAAACGTAGTGGCAGTAGTCCAGATGAGCCATCAAATTCTCGAAAACTAGCGTATGTAGGGGGATCGTACCCATCGACCTCAGTTTAGGGCGTGCATTTTACTAACTATTTTGTGAAAAGTTGTCAAAACTGTcgaaagagaagaagaaaatgtAATTCAGAGATTCCTTGTTCAAATTGTGTGAAATATGGGATTGAGTGTGTACCAGTAGATCAAGATTTGAGAAGAACTCGTTATACTGCATCGTACGtgaaggaattggaagacCATGTTGAACACCTGGAGAagactttgaaaaaagctagagaagttgatgataaaaatgagAAGGAGAAAATACTAGATTCTGTACCCATTGTCAATGCTGTACCATCACCAGGTCAAGATTCACCAGATATCCAATTACCAGAGACCTCAGCGACATCTGTTCCACCAGTAGGTACAAATAGCATCTACCCAACGAATTCTCTTTCTATCtctaagaagaagaggacTCCTGAGCAGTTGAAAATTCTGGTCAACATGAGAATGTTGTCTAGAAGTCCATTTATTCTTCGTTCATTatctttattctttaaGTGGTTGTACCCAGGACATTTCATGTTTATTCATAGAGAAACGTTTCTAAGTGCATTCTTTGGAGATGAATCTGCTAAAAGTTACTACTGTTCAGAGGAACTTTTATATGCCATTGCAGCTCTTGGTTCTAAACTGTCCAGTAGTGATGGTGAACTCTTCGGTAAATCAGAGGAATACTACCAGACCGCCAAAAACAAAGCATTAAAACTTGTCTTTCAGTTGGATGGGAATTCATTTGCAGAACTgacatcttcaaataaGTTAGCATTTATTCAAACACTTTTATGTCTGGCCTTTTATGATGTAGCCGCCGGTGAGAATGCTATGGCGTGGTACTTATCAGGATTGGCTTTTAGGATCGCCCATGAGATAGGTCTTCATTTAAACCCAAATGCCTGGAATGATGTCTATGAAGATGAGCTATCAgatcttgattttgaagTAAGAAGTAGAATCTATTGGGGTTGTTATATTGCGGATCATTTAATATCTGTCCTTTTTGGTAGATCTACAACATTAAGATTATCAAATTCAACTGTTCCAGAGACTGATGAACTTCCCGATATTGAAACTGGTATTGAGGATTATATCTTTGACCCCAAGGCGACTTTATCGTTAGCCAATCCTCTAAAAAGGTTGATCGTTCTCTCAAGAATTACTGAAGTGTTTGCCGGTAAGATATTTATTCAAACACAATCATTGAGTCAAAGGTGTCAATATCTGTCCAAATTCAATGTAGAGATGGTCCATTGGAGGCAAGACTTACCGGATCAGTTGGCATGGTCGAGGGAATCGTTAAAAAAGCTGAAATATTTTAACCCCACAACTACATACGTGTGGTTTCACTACTACATCGTTTTAATTTCCTACAATAAACCATTTATTTTTGATCGTAAGCCTAGTAGACAGTTGATTGAGGATTACATCGAAGAATTGCATTTGATATTAGAGGTATGGaaatccaattttgaaaattttgaaaaatgtagCATCTACATGGTATATTCGGTGATATTAGCCGTACAGTGTATGAAAACTAATTCGATAAGTCAACAGCATTACAAAGAGTTTACCGATTTCTTAGAATCACCTTCGTTAAATTACGATTTAGCCAAAAAATTCGTTGAAAACGAACTAAGAGCAGAATGTATGGATCCATTGAGTAGTTTGACTTATGGAAACGATTTAGCGCTCGAGTACAACCTGGACTTTACCTtattgaatgaaattgatactTTAATTGGAACCTCTGGTGGTGATAGTACACTGGGTTAACTTCAAGTGGGTTAGCTTTTACtagatggtgaagaaacGATGTTAATTACATCGATGTAATTGTCCAGATCAGGATCATTTTCCATTAGTAAATCGATTAGGACTGGTGGTGATAAATTACAATTTTCAAAGTGGTCCATCAGGCGTGGAGCAGTTGACGGTGGAGTTTGAGTAACTTTTGCCGTCTGGTGTgcatgatgaagatgatgaatctCTCGATTCGTGGTTACGATGCCCGAATTGGCTTCTTTACATCTTTTCTTAAAGTATGAGAGGTCTATCACTTCCACTGTAGGTTTTTCCATCTTTACAGGGTTGCACAATACCTTTGGAATTTCGAATATACTACTAATCAAGTTATCCTTATCTGGGTCCTTCTTGAACAGTGAAAGAGCCAATGTGGATCTcaataattcttctacCACTTCCAAACACCCGATATGTGGTAGTACTTTGATTAAAATACCACACATCAATTTTAGTCTATCAGCTTTTTGCAGATGATCGGGTTCCCTGTGTTCTACATCGTGAGGCCACCAGGAGGGTTTGGCAATATCACCTTTGATATATGGATATTTGGTTTTTTTCCTAGGTTCAATGGCCTTAATCCAAGCTTTGGCAATGGCCTTACAAGGAACTTGTCGTAACAGCTTCAATGCACCATGAAcatatttttcaactaCGATTAAATTTGTTAACGGCAGTGGGATTGTAGGATAATGATTTTGGGGGGCACATAATTTACTGTCATAtttaatgattttttcaccatcaacaAGGTCCCACACCCCTATTGGTAGAATATCTTCAACAGCTGTTGTTACATAAGCTTGTGAGAATTTGCaattagaatttgaatCTATCTTATCCTTAACAAATATGGAGAACTCATAACCTTCTTTTAGAAGGAATACTGCAATTTCATTGAATTTGTTAGTAGTCATCATTGATATGTGCTTATTGGTATACACCATTATTGATACTCATCATTAACCAGAATCCTTGATATATATTTTATATATGATATATTGAGAACCATCACTTAGTTATGGTAATAGAATCGCTGCATCGAAGTTTCAAACTTGTTAGTAACATTAAGCTTAGCTATTATAAAACTCCGAATTCAAAGTTGAATCAACTCCAAGACAATAGTAAATCTAAAACCTAAAATCTCAAAGGAAGATGGTAGATACTGGTAACGCTGAGGTTGCCATATCGTGGTGGGAAAAAGGAGTGCAGAAGGAGAAAGATGGTTCCATGAATGATGCAATTAGGTTTTATAGGGAAGCCTTGAAGACGCATGAAGGTGTCGAGAAATTGTACAGAAAGAAGCTGTTTGAAGAACATGAGTTAGAAAAGAAGTTGGAACAGTTACGTTTGGACTCTATAGATTCCAGGAATGATACTGTCTCACCAGGGGATCAAGCGCAGGcggatgaagatgaggatgattCCCAAAGGGATCCGTGTTGGTTACTAGATATTTTACCACCAGATGtattatcaagaattgtTCACTACGTAGTTTTACAATCAGGAGAATCGTGGCTAAACCTTTCGTTGACCTGCTCCACTTTCAATCGTTTGTGTTTCCACGAAATGGACCCCTACAGGACATTTGCCCGTATGATCTATCCCAAGCAGCAGTACGATGAGATGGCTATGGACCTGAACGGTATAAGTAATATAGGAATTTGGGAAAAAGAGTTTTGGGGTCCCAACTATCGTAAGATGCTTATGGAAAGACCATTTGTGAAGTTCGGAGGCATATATATCAGTGTCGTCAACTACTTGAGATACGGTGCAAATCAAGACGGCTCGAGATCATGGATGAATCCAATTCATATGATAACTTACTACAGATATTTCAGATTCTATCCTGATGGAGGCTGCTTAAGATTGTTGACAACCGATGAACCATCCATGGTGGTACCACATTTCTCAACTGATACACCACCAAGAAACAGTGAGATGTGCCGTTGGTCACTAGGATTCGACCATGCATTCGGGCATTTAACCATTACCAGATCATCAAGCAAATACACATTCGTTGAAGAACTGCAGATTAAGGATCAGGGAACGAGAATTCACCAGAGATTAAAATGGCTCAGTTCGGTCATTATCGATAAGGAAGGTGAAGTCACAGAATGTTctatgaagaaagaaaagcctttcttcttctcaagAGTGAGATCGTATCTACCATCATCAACAATGTACTGATCATCTTCAAGCTCAGAGCTCAAAGACAGGTCCATCGCACCTCAACGAGCAGCTTCGTTGACTAAAGTGTGTACAATCTCACGTGTAAAATAGAAATTTGGCAGATTGTGCTTGATGAGTGCCCATGTGAAGTTGAATGTTGCAACTTATACCTCGAAAAGTTGAACTTTTGAACAagcagtagtagtattGTTGTTAGAAGGTGACACTGtagttgaaatttttgaggGAACTGAACTCTCCCCCATGAGGTTTTCGCACAGAACTGAtaattgataataattCTTAGAAACTGAAGTAGGTATGGAATCGGTTGGCGGTGGAGGCGGTGATATGTTTGATCTTTTCGATTTGGATAACGATAACGATATCGATTTCGAAACTGCTTACAAGATGATTAGTAATTTTGATGACGTTGCATCAAGTGGTGAACATGATGAGTTACTGCCGAGGCTGGGATTTGGGGATTTGACAGATGTTGAAACGCAATTTGGACTGAACAACAACAGGGAAGACCAGGAcgaacaacaacagcatcACCAGCAGCACGAACAGTGGTCTCTGCAGCCGCATCACGAACAATGGCCTCTACAGTTGCACCCACAACCATCACATGCACAACAGCTGCAGAATTATCAAGACTTTCCTCTCAAACAGCAGCGTCAACAGCAGCAATCAGATTCGCTGGAACGGAATGCAGAAACTGTGAATGGCGGTGAGTTTGCACAGCACGAAACTGGTACAAGGGATGATAGACCTCAGTTACTGAGTGCATATGAATCAAATGCAATTGAGCATTTCTTAGATAGTCTAATATCACATAACCACGCAAGGGAAAAAGAGGAACAAGAGTCGTTAAAGAGGGATTTGCCGGCAATTAGTACAGCATATAGACCACCAACGGTGGAGATACCTGAAATTACAATTGGGGATTCTGATATACCAGCTGAAATACGAAATGATCCAAgcaaagtgaaaaaatggaaacatgttgaaattgaaaggaTTCGACGAAACCAAATTAAAAAGACATTTGATGAGTTAATTGGTATGACTAGATATCCAAGAGGAAGTGGTAATAACAAGATTGTTAAGCCTAAAGGTGATAAAAGGGTACCCAAGCATACTTTATTAAGTTACGTCGTCGAGGATATTAGGTCAATCATACAAGCAAATGAAAAGTTGGAAACTATGTTAAGAGACATAACCAAtattaaaaaagaagacGTTAGTATCTAAAAAGGAATTGGGAAAGGTTACTATAATGgtgataatgataataataataataataataatgataaaactGTATTCTATAATTTAGAGAGGGTACGTGGATCGAGTAGATGTTGAATTGATCTCAACAGTGGAACACAGAGgattgaattgaatatatttataagaaaataaaatttgaaaaaaaaaaaaaaaaaaaaaatgccAATCTTTTGTTAGTTGTATTTCTCAATCAAAATCAATAGACTGTGAGAATTCACAAgctcaatttttccaaaatatCCGTTGCCAGCTCCTTGTATAGCCATGTATTACCGGAAACCTTCTTAAAGTGAACACCAGCTAATCCAACTATGCGAACTTTAACGATAtggatttcaaatttaactGGTGGCTTCCCCTTCGTACCGgttatttcttcttgttcgTTTTCGGTCTTGTTCATGTCTTGTGCCTTTGAAGTTGTCAAAATATCATCCTGGTTGACAGATTCTAATGAGGCAGAAGAAATTTCCCCTGACACATTGTTTGGAGTTGGTGATGTTACAATAGATACGCTTCTCTCATGATGACTACTAGCCAAAGGTGTAGATGGGATATTGGCCTGTACACGTCTAGCAGAATCTTGACGTTTAACGGAATGGTTACGCGTAGCAGAAAATTGTCTTCTATGTGTGCTCTCCATAGCACCAGGTAGCTGTAGATGTTGGCTCTGTGGTGGTTGTTGGGGAGCATGTTGAAACTGTTGCTCCTTTTCatgttgttcttgttgatcGTGGGTAGGCGGCAGTTCTGATTGAATCTCACCAGATTTATCTTGAGGGAACGTTTGTACACAAACAAATCCACCTTTGACCTCTTTGAAATCTATAtgcattttcttcaaaacaCTTATAATCTTGTACCTGACAATTGGTAGAGGTTTAGAGGAAGTGGTCTGTACAGAGAAAAATCCCTTCAAAAACAGTGAGCGTGGATAATCAATTGAAGGCATTGATCCTGGTGGAGCTTTTGAGGCTTTCTCCAAAATGGCTTCATCAgtaaattcttcttcatcatcctttTCAGCTGGAGTAGTACCTGTACTCTCAACGTTCGATCTTCCAGAGGAAGTTCCATCAACGCCACCATTTGGTTCAGAACTCTTACACTCTTTATTAAATTCTAAGAATCCAGTGTCGTTCACGTTTTGGGCATTAGCAGGAACAGGAGGTCTAACGAATTTGAGTGACTCACGACGAGTGTGGCCCACAGATTTAGCTCTCGCACTTGGGTGAAGTTTACGACCCTTGGTGACATTCAGAGGTGGTAATGGTTTATTATCGTCAGCTTGTGACAAATCAGTTACTATCACTGGTTTGTCTGTTTGAGGACcctcttgttgttgtgcAGCAGGTTGTTGAGCGCCATTATCATCCACTCTTAAATTGCCCATACCATGTTCCACTTGCCTTTCACGCTGTTGTTGAACCAAAGTTTCAGCATTGACAGGTAAGGCCGGCAAGGCAGAATTTTGCTTCTGAGATGCCGATCTAGCAGGCATACTGATTGGGATTTCGTTCAAATTAGGCATAGGACCACCCCTCATTGCAGATACACCCTCAGAAACCGCACGCGAATGCATTTTAGGTGGTCTCTTGTTTCCATCCGGAGACATCTGTAGTGGGGTACGTTGCTGATAGTCACGTGTCTGGTCTTGTTGTGGGTGACCACCGCGACGTTGTGACAATTTCCTGAACAAACTACCAAACTTGGGTCTATCTTGGGGATCCAAAGAAGTTGGTGAAGCGCTACGTTGTTGATAATCATTAGACTGTGGAACAGGCGATAGAACATAATCTGCATCGTTGTGAATATCAGAGCTTTTTCTTGTGGTTGGTGAAGTATGGGCCTGCTCTGGCATAGCCAATTTAGGAGGCACCAGTACCTGCAATGGCCTTTGTCTTGGATTGTTAGggttgttattgttgttggaAGATTTAGGTACAATCAATGGCGGTATTAGTGGTGGCGGTACTGTTGAACCACCTTCGTTAGAACTCTTTGTTTTATCGACTTGAGGGGTGTTGCCGTTAGATAAAATTCCTGTTTGACGAGATTGTACATCCGCTGgttgttccaatttcttttgttgCATGAGAGcctgctgttgttgctcGCGTTGCTGTTGtcttctttgtaatttGGCCAATTTCCTCCTCAACATTTCGTCAACTAAGTAGTATATGGAAAGTAGGGGATGGTAAGCTCTAGTTGGATCCTCAAAGGCAACTCCTGTGTAAGATGGATTATAAATTTTATCTGTACCCAAGGACTTTTCTGGTAAAATACCACTCGTATTTGCCTCTGTGACTTCAATACTCTTTGTACCGTTTAGTTCGTTACTTGTTGTAATACTCTTACCATTCAAATTAGATAGCTGGTTCCAATATTGTTTTGATAATTGTTGGTAATCCTCTTCGGTAATGATTGCATGCAAAAACCTCATGGTCTCATCAATGTCATCAATGAACTCTAAACGGAACATTTCCTTGACTACTGTTATATCCAACATCTCAGGTGACATGGGGATTCTATTTGGAACATAGGATGGAGCTGGGAAATCGTAACCCCTAATCATCCAATGGTGTTCAACAACCTGCTTTAAAGACGCCCTCTTTCTTGGGTCCACGACTAACATCTTGGATAATAACGATATAACTTCAATGGATAAATGTTGTGGATAATCAACTTTACCTTGTTTAATCTTCTCATGTAGAACACTTGAGTTTTCATCGTCAAATGGAACTTTACCGCAGACTAGCACGTAAAGCACCACACCAAATGACCAAACGTCGACTTCGGGACCCACATAAGGGGAAGCTTTTAACAATTCAGGGGCTGCAAAATATAGCGATCCACAAAAAGTATGTAGTTGCGTTCTAGGATCAAACATGTTGGAAAGACCAAAATCaatgattttaatttcaccCGATGTTGATATCATaatattttcaatcttcaaatctctGTGCACAATGTTATTAGCGTGCAGATACTGTAGTGCACTGGCGATGCCGCGGGCAAATTTCCTAGCATGGTGTTCCCTGAGAGAACCATGCTGAATGATATAATCCAGTAGTTGCCCACCTGAAACGTATTCGAATAGCATGTAAAAATGATTAGACATAGTACACATCTCAAACAGACGACAGATGTGTGGATGGTATAGTGCTTGACCTAACGATGCTTCTCTTATAGTTCTTTTATCACGAGAAATCTCCTTTTCCAGTTTCTTCTGTCTTTCCAATGCCTCTTGTTCATTTTGAGGCGGCGGTAATTGTTGCTCCTTATGTAAAAATGCCTTTGTAGCCCTGTTGATAATTTTGATGGCGCAGATTTCATTTGTATAGTGATGTTTGGCTATCTTAACTTTACCCATCGAACCAGCTCCCACGGTCTCTAGGAAATCCCAATCTCCAAGTGCCTTACGATGGAACTGTTTCGGATCCATTGTTTGCGATCTCGAGCTCCGATCCGCatattgttgttgtttttgaCGGGCTTCTGTTGTAgccttttcttcattagcTTCTGTGATTTCCACAGGTGGCATTAACGGTGAGGGTTGCctctgttgttgttgttgttgtttttgaTGCTGTTGCATCagctgttgttgttgttgaatttgttgttgttgaatttgcagctgcatttgcatttgctgctgctgctgagATTGTTGGTGAGCCTTACCCATCATTCTAGCGGTGGCAGGAGCTACGCTGCTTGGAGCAGGACTCTCTGTGCtagttgatgatgaagccCCGGACTCACCTCCACCAATTTTAAATTGACTATTGACGTGATAATCCATGGTATTGGGCATTCTCTACAACGATGCTAAAACCAGCAAGCAATTAACTATTATCTGACAATCTTGAAAACACCGGACCGCTGTCTCTATCTTGTTTCTCACCAACTAATCACTGAGATAAAACAGACAGAAATCAACACAGATCTCTTACAGCTCGGTATATCTGACAATACTAGATCCTCCCAGTATGCCCTTTAAACCTCCTCACAGTCCTCTAGCAGCCTAAAAGATTCTCAATTATGCTTGATTCACTTGCTCATCAATAGTCAAACGGGCTCGTACTACCTTGGGCTTTAATCCCTTTCTTTCGTTTTCAGGAAGGggaaaaggaaaagcaAAGGTAGGGTAATATTGGGTAATATTTGGATCACTTTGAACGTACATTTCGATAACACTTTATACGGACATGTAATCATATTCTACGATATTGGATTTCGAAATTCAAACCATAAACAGAATGTACATAGTATGATACATACATTAAGACTGAGTACGATAGGCGCCATTAGATGATTCAAGAAGTGTTTTGAAGATGTCTATGAAGCGTGGTAGGAGGGCTGTAAGTGCTAGTTTAGAGCCTGAGAATGAACGACCTGCCTGGCAGGTGTTTTGTGCTGAAGATACGCTTGTACAATGGcataaattgaaaaatgtggAGAGTTTAGTTTTAAGGGCAAGGGAACGTATTGGTgaagatcttttcaaaacttggaGTTACCACGTAGTGATTAGTTGGTTTTACAAAGTTTGTGACTCTTTTGTTACTGCCAATTATGCTGGTGACATTGAAACTTTTAAGCCGTTTTGGAAAGATGTCAAAttcgatgaagaattactgCTGCAGGAGTTGTCTGGTTTAGCTGGAGAGTTGACTCTGTGGGAATCACTTAGATGGCATACCTTAAAAAATGTAGCTAATAGTAAGGGAGTTTCCTTAAAGGATTGGAATGAATTGGCGCAACATTATCTGAAAGATAGAGGTGACtataaatttgaaaaattgacattAGAGGAGCAGTTTCAGGAGGTATATGCGATGATAAGAGTTATTGAAAGGAAGAATCTACCATTTAGAAATTATTTATTAGCCAATTTGGAACTATTCGAATCGGTAGCGTATGAAGACGACGATACCGGTCCCTTGTATGCATTGGCAAATGTGGGGGTTTTAGTTCGTAAATTAGTCAAACAAAGTCCTCATGAGATACATATACCGTTGAAACTAAAGAATTGTACCGTTAGACTACCTCATGGCCCTAATGGATTTGAATTAGTTCATTTGGATTATAGTGCGGAAATCAATAGATATTTACAATCGGTGAAAGTGGATTATGAATTGGTTACACATAATTGGGAACAATTTGCACAATGTGTAgaatcaaatcaaattgGTGAACCTTCACCTAATGTGGATTACGAAGATTTGGTTAATGTTTATGTGGAACACCAGTTGTACTCTCGAAGGCTATTACAACAGAGACAAAAGGATCATGACATGGCAGAATTGTTAACACGTAGGAAAAGATCTTCAAGGTTGGTCGCTAGAGAGGAAGAAGTTCGTCGTAAAGATTTAGAAAGTGAATGGTTAGATAGATTGGATTCTCGAGATCAATTTTTACGTGCCAGGAGCCGTTTGGTTAACAGAAATGTCAAGAAGATCAAAGATTGGCTCTGGAGTCAACTGTGGTCAAATTTCGAAAAAGATTTAAGAATTACTAGAGGAGATCCAATATCAAAGGAAGAAGGAAGCGAATTGACCGCAGACGATCTTAAAGTATTGGCACAAGGTACTCGATATGTCGATTGGATTTGTCCGGTAACTGAAACAGCTGCAGCTGTCTCTACGACTGGGACGGATGAACACCCATTAGAATTACCTCTACATTGTTGCGTAACGGAGGAAGATGTGGAACGTGGTGCAGCTCAAGAAGTAGATGATCAGAGATGGATATTTAAATGTGTTGGGGAACCTGATCTTGACAGTATATGGATTGGGTCACCTGAAGAAGAGCAGGAACATGCTGCATTGTTTGCAGAAAAGGGAGGTTCACTTGTATGTTGTGAATCTTGTCTCAGATGGCAACATTGGGAATGTCAATCACAACGACTTTTATTGTTATTGGCTAGTTCTCAAGGCAGGGATTCTCCCGTGACTGCTCGGGATTTTGGCATTGTACAACTGGGACACGCTTCTGTGCAGGCAAGCCGTAGATCAAGTCGAAGAGCCGCCATGTCTAATGATCAGACAACGACGAATTCTGCAGATTACAATGTGGAACAGCATTACCTAAGACCTACAGATAAAAGAAAACCTCTAGGGGAAACTGGAGTATTTATATGTGCATGGTGTTGTTACGAACTGGAGAAACAATTGAGAGAAACATTTCCTGCAGAATTATCAGCTTTAAGAGCTaagcagaggaagaatcGTGAAGAGCGTGAACGTCGTCGTCTAGCTGCTGTTAATGCAGCATCACGTACACCAGTCAATGGGACGTTTTCTGCGGCTGCGACACCCGCACCGCTACCGACAACAGAGTCTTCCGCAACGCCTACGATGTTTTCTGCcttcaattcatccttTGCGACAAACCCACAGCAAACTCCGAACAATATTAATTCATCCACTACTAATGGAGCTGCACAATTGTCAGACTCAACTGCATCTGCCACACCGTCAGGATCAACTACACCTGCAATTCAAAGGCCTAATGAGACCGGTCAGACCTTTCAATAGGGCCTTCTAGCATAAAAGGAATTATGAACAGGACCTGTAAACTCATTTTATAGATTGCATCAACCTGTATATACTGTATTATGAAGGAAACAGAATTAACGTTTTGACGTtaatttgttaaatttCGAGAATTAGAAGCATAAATGAGATACTGGTCTAACGAGGATAATAGTACAAGCCTGGTACGACATCTTTCTACGCAATGGACATCCGAGTCTACTGCGTCCGTCTACCTCTAATGGGTTGGCATATCAAGTTTTCGTCATAGCTTGCTCTGCTCGTACCCGTGTTATATATATGCACTACAAACTCCTCCGCAATATTTATATCACTATGAAGCTAAAAATAGGTATAAGTGAACTATCTAGAGTAAAAGGGAATTGCTCCTTAATCAGGAGAAATTCATCCACAGCCAATTATTCGTATATGGCAAACTTATACGCTCATAACTCACAGTTACCCGGCTCCGGAA
It includes:
- the HRT3 gene encoding SCF ubiquitin ligase complex subunit HRT3 (similar to uniprot|Q12347 Saccharomyces cerevisiae YLR097C HRT3 Putative nuclear ubiquitin ligase based on computational analysis of large-scale protein-protein interaction data) translates to MVDTGNAEVAISWWEKGVQKEKDGSMNDAIRFYREALKTHEGVEKLYRKKLFEEHELEKKLEQLRLDSIDSRNDTVSPGDQAQADEDEDDSQRDPCWLLDILPPDVLSRIVHYVVLQSGESWLNLSLTCSTFNRLCFHEMDPYRTFARMIYPKQQYDEMAMDLNGISNIGIWEKEFWGPNYRKMLMERPFVKFGGIYISVVNYLRYGANQDGSRSWMNPIHMITYYRYFRFYPDGGCLRLLTTDEPSMVVPHFSTDTPPRNSEMCRWSLGFDHAFGHLTITRSSSKYTFVEELQIKDQGTRIHQRLKWLSSVIIDKEGEVTECSMKKEKPFFFSRVRSYLPSSTMY
- a CDS encoding uncharacterized protein (weakly similar to uniprot|Q04608 Saccharomyces cerevisiae YDR124W Hypothetical ORF), translated to MVYTNKHISMMTTNKFNEIAVFLLKEGYEFSIFVKDKIDSNSNCKFSQAYVTTAVEDILPIGVWDLVDGEKIIKYDSKLCAPQNHYPTIPLPLTNLIVVEKYVHGALKLLRQVPCKAIAKAWIKAIEPRKKTKYPYIKGDIAKPSWWPHDVEHREPDHLQKADRLKLMCGILIKVLPHIGCLEVVEELLRSTLALSLFKKDPDKDNLISSIFEIPKVLCNPVKMEKPTVEVIDLSYFKKRCKEANSGIVTTNREIHHLHHAHQTAKVTQTPPSTAPRLMDHFENCNLSPPVLIDLLMENDPDLDNYIDVINIVSSPSSKS
- the INO2 gene encoding Ino2p (weakly similar to uniprot|P26798 Saccharomyces cerevisiae YDR123C INO2 Component of the heteromeric Ino2p/Ino4p basic helix-loop-helix transcription activator that binds inositol/choline-responsive elements (ICREs) required for derepression of phospholipid biosynthetic genes in response to inositol depletion); the encoded protein is MESVGGGGGDMFDLFDLDNDNDIDFETAYKMISNFDDVASSGEHDELLPRLGFGDLTDVETQFGLNNNREDQDEQQQHHQQHEQWSLQPHHEQWPLQLHPQPSHAQQLQNYQDFPLKQQRQQQQSDSLERNAETVNGGEFAQHETGTRDDRPQLLSAYESNAIEHFLDSLISHNHAREKEEQESLKRDLPAISTAYRPPTVEIPEITIGDSDIPAEIRNDPSKVKKWKHVEIERIRRNQIKKTFDELIGMTRYPRGSGNNKIVKPKGDKRVPKHTLLSYVVEDIRSIIQANEKLETMLRDITNIKKEDVSI
- the CHA4 gene encoding Cha4p (similar to uniprot|P43634 Saccharomyces cerevisiae YLR098C CHA4 Zinc-finger protein with Zn[2]-Cys[6] fungal-type binuclear cluster domain DNA-binding transcriptional activator or CHA1), translating into MKRSGSSPDEPSNSRKLACQNCRKRRRKCNSEIPCSNCVKYGIECVPVDQDLRRTRYTASYVKELEDHVEHLEKTLKKAREVDDKNEKEKILDSVPIVNAVPSPGQDSPDIQLPETSATSVPPVGTNSIYPTNSLSISKKKRTPEQLKILVNMRMLSRSPFILRSLSLFFKWLYPGHFMFIHRETFLSAFFGDESAKSYYCSEELLYAIAALGSKLSSSDGELFGKSEEYYQTAKNKALKLVFQLDGNSFAELTSSNKLAFIQTLLCLAFYDVAAGENAMAWYLSGLAFRIAHEIGLHLNPNAWNDVYEDELSDLDFEVRSRIYWGCYIADHLISVLFGRSTTLRLSNSTVPETDELPDIETGIEDYIFDPKATLSLANPLKRLIVLSRITEVFAGKIFIQTQSLSQRCQYLSKFNVEMVHWRQDLPDQLAWSRESLKKLKYFNPTTTYVWFHYYIVLISYNKPFIFDRKPSRQLIEDYIEELHLILEVWKSNFENFEKCSIYMVYSVILAVQCMKTNSISQQHYKEFTDFLESPSLNYDLAKKFVENELRAECMDPLSSLTYGNDLALEYNLDFTLLNEIDTLIGTSGGDSTLG